One window of the Brevibacterium limosum genome contains the following:
- a CDS encoding carboxymuconolactone decarboxylase family protein, producing the protein MTPITGGITMSDFFDRENDAKYGKAYKETTPDILKAFGGFNDAVFAAEGREIPLKYRELIAYAVGLTTQCAYCIDAHSNAAVTAGASETELAETAWTASAIRAGGAFVHGRLGFKFTGVHEH; encoded by the coding sequence ATGACACCGATCACAGGAGGCATCACGATGTCCGACTTCTTCGACCGCGAGAACGACGCGAAGTACGGCAAGGCCTACAAAGAGACCACGCCCGACATCCTCAAGGCGTTCGGCGGATTCAACGACGCTGTCTTCGCCGCAGAAGGCCGGGAGATCCCGCTGAAGTACCGCGAGCTCATCGCCTACGCCGTCGGCCTGACCACCCAGTGCGCCTACTGCATCGACGCGCACTCGAATGCCGCCGTCACGGCCGGCGCCTCGGAGACCGAACTGGCCGAGACCGCGTGGACCGCCTCGGCGATCCGCGCCGGCGGAGCCTTCGTCCACGGTCGTCTGGGCTTTAAGTTCACCGGGGTCCACGAGCACTGA
- a CDS encoding shikimate dehydrogenase, translating to MTSSLLLGLIGDGISASRTPRMHENEGAAHSIPTIYRTIDISSPRLAEVGLDELLTAAIRLGFNGLNITHPFKQQVIGLLDDVDPVAARIGSVNTVVIDSVGRTTGYNTDVTGFAAGFRAGLDGAATEAVVQLGAGGAGRAVGFALAELGVGELTIADTDVRRAEGLAADIVEMSAVGTRARAIGLDELEGAAASAQGIVNATPVGMTAYPGTPVDTSVFGSKTWVADVVYFPLETQLLAEARAKGCRTLDGSGMAVNQAIDAFEHFSGQRAEPQRMRETFLSFGA from the coding sequence ATGACCTCATCCCTCCTCCTCGGCCTCATCGGCGACGGCATCTCCGCCTCCCGCACCCCGCGGATGCACGAGAACGAAGGCGCCGCTCACTCCATCCCCACGATCTACCGCACTATCGACATCAGCAGCCCCCGCCTCGCCGAGGTAGGACTCGACGAGCTGCTCACCGCGGCGATCCGGCTCGGCTTCAACGGACTCAACATCACCCACCCGTTCAAACAGCAGGTCATCGGCCTCCTCGACGACGTCGACCCGGTGGCCGCGCGCATCGGTTCGGTCAACACCGTCGTCATCGACAGCGTCGGCCGGACGACCGGATACAACACCGACGTCACCGGTTTCGCCGCCGGGTTCCGCGCCGGATTGGACGGCGCCGCCACCGAGGCGGTCGTGCAGCTCGGTGCCGGCGGAGCCGGCCGTGCGGTCGGGTTCGCCCTCGCCGAACTCGGAGTCGGCGAACTCACCATCGCCGACACCGACGTGCGACGTGCCGAAGGACTGGCCGCAGATATCGTCGAGATGAGTGCGGTCGGCACTCGGGCGCGAGCGATCGGGCTCGATGAGCTCGAAGGGGCGGCCGCCTCGGCGCAGGGGATCGTCAACGCCACCCCGGTGGGGATGACGGCCTATCCGGGAACCCCGGTCGACACCTCGGTGTTCGGGTCGAAGACCTGGGTGGCCGACGTCGTGTACTTCCCGCTCGAGACTCAGCTTCTCGCGGAGGCCAGGGCGAAGGGGTGCCGCACGCTCGACGGATCGGGGATGGCGGTCAATCAGGCCATCGACGCGTTCGAACACTTCAGCGGACAGAGGGCGGAGCCTCAGCGCATGCGCGAGACGTTCCTGTCCTTCGGGGCCTGA
- a CDS encoding IclR family transcriptional regulator, with product MPPKGSNSVTKTFEMLELLGESPEGISAAQAAETTGYPFSTAYRLLGGLVESGYASFDARTKIYTLGMEVFRLAQKVAHRQGLSGATKDLLQELTKSTGESSILAVRRGNAALTVLTVDGPQFRTTTDPGDESPLHTSALGQALLAHDPHADATVDALELVARTPNSITDPEQMRKRLEKIRTDGWAGQSEENDIGMNALAVPVFDLDGTLLASLALAAPVFRRSLDELIEFVPQLTETAASIAARFPR from the coding sequence ATGCCGCCCAAGGGTTCGAACTCGGTGACGAAGACCTTCGAGATGCTCGAACTCCTCGGTGAATCACCCGAGGGGATCAGCGCCGCCCAGGCCGCCGAGACCACCGGATACCCGTTCTCGACGGCCTACCGTCTCCTCGGCGGGCTCGTCGAATCCGGCTATGCCAGCTTCGATGCGCGCACGAAGATCTACACCCTCGGGATGGAGGTCTTCCGCCTGGCGCAGAAGGTCGCGCACCGACAGGGGCTGTCCGGAGCGACGAAGGATCTGCTGCAGGAGCTGACGAAGTCCACCGGCGAATCGAGCATCCTCGCCGTCCGCCGCGGCAACGCCGCTCTCACCGTGCTCACCGTCGACGGCCCCCAGTTCCGCACGACCACCGATCCCGGAGACGAATCTCCGCTGCACACCTCGGCGCTCGGCCAGGCGCTGCTCGCTCATGACCCGCACGCCGATGCCACGGTCGATGCCCTCGAACTCGTCGCCCGCACCCCGAACTCGATCACCGATCCCGAGCAGATGCGCAAGCGCCTCGAGAAGATCCGCACCGACGGGTGGGCAGGGCAGTCCGAGGAGAACGACATCGGCATGAACGCCCTGGCCGTGCCCGTCTTCGACCTCGACGGAACACTGCTGGCCTCGCTCGCTCTCGCCGCTCCGGTCTTCCGCCGCAGCCTCGACGAGCTCATCGAGTTCGTCCCCCAACTGACCGAGACCGCGGCCTCCATCGCCGCCCGATTCCCGAGGTGA
- a CDS encoding GlxA family transcriptional regulator, producing the protein MTDEPRTLPRRTPRSRPHRILVLALDGVSAMDLGVPVQVFGRESNAATARTRAEVPPAIEDRPTAVPTGIWPYEVEVCGITAGRVTGSDGLDYSVDQGLEALETADTVILPGATSAVAEEPPASVVGALLSAFERGTRIAAISTGTFVLARTGLLAGRRATTHWSTAKELARRFPSIRVDENVLFIDEGQLLTSAGAASAIDLCLHLIRSDHGVGLSNQVARRLVAAAYRSAGQAQYVPRSVPDPLGEDFADTREWVLQHIGEKITLRDLAANAGVSVRTFSRRFVEDTGYTPMQWVLRARVDLARELLENSDLGIEQIADQVGLGTGANLRMHFQRILSTSPNDYRHSFQG; encoded by the coding sequence ATGACTGACGAGCCCCGCACCCTTCCGCGCAGAACTCCCCGTTCCCGCCCGCACCGCATCCTCGTGCTGGCGTTGGACGGGGTGTCTGCCATGGACCTCGGTGTCCCCGTCCAGGTCTTCGGCCGTGAGTCGAATGCCGCCACTGCCCGCACCCGAGCCGAGGTGCCGCCGGCGATCGAAGACCGGCCCACGGCAGTCCCCACCGGGATCTGGCCCTACGAGGTCGAGGTCTGCGGTATCACCGCAGGCAGGGTCACCGGATCGGACGGGCTCGACTACTCCGTCGACCAGGGACTCGAGGCGCTGGAGACCGCGGACACGGTCATCCTGCCAGGTGCCACCTCGGCGGTGGCGGAAGAACCGCCCGCCTCGGTCGTCGGGGCCCTGCTCTCGGCCTTCGAACGCGGTACGCGGATCGCCGCGATCTCCACCGGCACCTTCGTCCTCGCGCGCACGGGACTGCTCGCGGGACGACGAGCCACCACACACTGGTCGACGGCGAAGGAACTCGCACGACGGTTCCCCTCGATCAGGGTCGACGAGAACGTCCTCTTCATCGACGAAGGACAGTTGCTGACCTCGGCCGGAGCAGCCTCGGCGATCGATCTGTGCCTCCACCTCATCCGCAGCGATCACGGAGTCGGCCTGTCCAACCAGGTCGCTCGTCGTCTCGTCGCCGCCGCCTACCGCAGCGCGGGCCAGGCGCAATACGTTCCGCGCAGCGTGCCCGACCCACTCGGCGAAGACTTCGCCGACACCCGCGAATGGGTGCTGCAGCATATCGGCGAGAAGATCACCCTGAGGGACCTCGCCGCCAACGCCGGAGTCTCCGTGCGCACCTTCTCCCGACGTTTCGTCGAAGACACCGGCTATACGCCCATGCAATGGGTGCTCAGAGCCCGAGTCGACCTCGCCAGGGAGCTCTTGGAGAACTCCGACCTGGGCATCGAACAGATCGCTGACCAGGTGGGACTCGGAACGGGTGCGAATCTGCGCATGCACTTCCAACGCATCCTCTCGACCTCCCCGAACGATTACCGTCACTCCTTCCAGGGCTGA
- the gap gene encoding type I glyceraldehyde-3-phosphate dehydrogenase, with the protein MTRIAINGFGRIGRSTLRALIERGSELEVVAINDLGPVDDLARLLKFDTTLGRFGPSVEATEDSLVIDGKTIKVFAKKDPAELPWGELDIDIALESTGRFTKAEKARAHITAGAKKVLVSAPSKGADVTLAYGVNSEAYKPEHTVISNASCTTNALAPLAKVLDDLAGIEQGFMTTVHAYTGDQMVQDGPHKDPRRARAAAENIIPTSTGAAKAIGLVLPQLDGKLSGDAIRVPVPVGSIVEINTTVSREVTRDEVLDAYKKAADGELKGILDYETEPVVSSDIVGQAASSIFDAALTRVDGKHVKVVAWYDNEWGFSNRVVDNLEFIGKN; encoded by the coding sequence TTGACTCGCATCGCCATCAATGGTTTCGGTCGCATCGGACGCAGCACCCTGCGGGCCCTGATCGAGCGCGGCAGCGAGCTCGAGGTCGTTGCCATCAACGACCTCGGCCCCGTCGACGATCTCGCTCGGCTGCTGAAGTTCGACACCACCCTCGGACGCTTCGGCCCCAGTGTCGAGGCCACCGAGGATTCCCTCGTCATCGACGGCAAGACCATCAAGGTCTTCGCGAAGAAGGATCCGGCCGAACTGCCCTGGGGTGAGCTCGACATCGACATCGCGCTCGAATCCACCGGTCGCTTCACCAAGGCCGAAAAGGCCCGCGCCCACATCACCGCCGGCGCGAAGAAGGTCCTCGTCTCCGCTCCCTCGAAGGGCGCCGACGTCACCCTCGCCTACGGCGTGAACAGCGAGGCCTACAAGCCCGAGCACACCGTGATCTCCAACGCCTCCTGCACGACGAACGCCCTGGCCCCGCTGGCCAAGGTCCTCGACGACCTCGCCGGAATCGAGCAGGGCTTCATGACCACCGTCCACGCCTACACCGGTGACCAGATGGTCCAGGACGGTCCCCACAAGGATCCCCGCCGTGCGCGCGCCGCCGCCGAGAACATCATCCCGACCTCCACGGGTGCGGCCAAGGCCATCGGCCTCGTCCTCCCGCAGCTCGACGGCAAGCTCAGCGGCGATGCCATCCGCGTGCCCGTCCCGGTCGGTTCGATCGTCGAGATCAACACGACCGTGTCCCGTGAGGTCACCCGCGACGAGGTGCTCGACGCCTATAAGAAGGCCGCCGACGGCGAACTCAAGGGCATCCTCGACTATGAGACCGAACCCGTGGTCTCGTCCGACATCGTCGGTCAGGCGGCCTCGTCGATCTTCGACGCAGCACTCACCCGCGTCGACGGCAAGCACGTCAAGGTCGTCGCCTGGTACGACAACGAGTGGGGCTTCTCCAACCGCGTCGTCGACAACCTCGAGTTCATCGGCAAGAACTGA
- a CDS encoding serine hydrolase domain-containing protein, protein MAGEDESFPPRPVTSPNRRIGALSGNTRGIGTGSDVGAERPEKTARGNAESAAAETAPGAAGATGSRVPGPSAAAAPDEPGTPDGSDSPASAPDITLPHVGELASASEDAIVDPSEAVLESIDLDTWKWPEFFAFALTRMQEIFPTGGIPRGIGPVREFVTEDNDFRPLAVDREKWPAIDEDWTTVGDVLAGTHTDAWLVTRNGVALAEEYAWPMKPARQHMLFSVSKSIIATVIGALADAGLLRPADLVTTHVPALAKSGYAGATIRDLLDMRSGIKFSEEYLEEGSEIRALFEAVDFAPRTATSAKGIKDFLTGLTSERDHGSAFVYRSCETDVLAWIAEAVTGQPFSIVASEYVWSQIGAAHAAQVCQDRWGGSIADGAMSATLRDLARFGEMIARGGTTSGGERVLSAEWVEDIFTGAEDSAKVFAASPSGRSYPGGMYRSQFWLPSADRNVVIGIGIHGQMLYIDRATQTVGIKLSSDPEPVSLAAQHGTLAMFEAIAEAVPPSPSEPASPAPTEATSREGAPAAPSAVPTAGPNEQSFGTPATETAEAMAAEAGPAAHVETVTVEPAASVEAQVAPAPAAPIVPESPAAPQPQPVAPPTPAPLIGQNTLY, encoded by the coding sequence ATGGCAGGCGAGGACGAGTCGTTTCCGCCCCGCCCGGTGACCTCGCCGAACCGTCGCATCGGTGCGCTCTCCGGCAACACCAGAGGCATCGGCACCGGCTCGGATGTCGGTGCCGAACGACCTGAGAAGACTGCCCGTGGCAATGCTGAATCAGCCGCGGCAGAGACTGCCCCCGGCGCGGCCGGCGCAACGGGCTCTCGTGTGCCTGGCCCCTCTGCAGCAGCTGCGCCCGACGAGCCCGGTACGCCCGACGGATCCGACAGTCCCGCCTCGGCGCCGGATATCACTCTCCCGCACGTCGGGGAGCTCGCATCGGCGAGCGAAGACGCCATCGTCGACCCCTCCGAAGCGGTGCTCGAGAGCATCGACCTCGACACCTGGAAGTGGCCGGAGTTCTTCGCCTTCGCGCTGACCCGGATGCAGGAGATCTTTCCGACCGGCGGCATCCCGCGGGGCATCGGACCGGTGCGCGAATTCGTCACCGAAGACAACGATTTCCGCCCCTTGGCCGTCGACCGTGAGAAATGGCCGGCGATCGACGAGGACTGGACCACCGTCGGCGACGTGCTGGCGGGCACCCACACCGACGCGTGGCTCGTCACCCGCAACGGGGTCGCCCTGGCCGAGGAATACGCGTGGCCGATGAAGCCGGCCCGCCAGCACATGCTCTTCTCCGTGAGCAAATCCATCATCGCCACCGTCATCGGTGCCCTCGCCGACGCCGGACTGCTGCGCCCCGCAGACCTCGTCACCACGCATGTCCCTGCCCTGGCGAAGAGCGGCTACGCGGGAGCGACCATCCGCGACCTGCTCGACATGCGCTCGGGCATCAAGTTCTCCGAGGAATACCTCGAGGAGGGATCGGAGATCCGAGCCCTGTTCGAAGCGGTCGATTTCGCGCCCCGGACAGCCACCTCGGCGAAGGGGATCAAGGACTTCCTCACCGGGCTGACCAGCGAACGCGACCACGGATCGGCGTTCGTCTACCGCAGCTGCGAAACCGATGTGCTCGCCTGGATCGCCGAGGCGGTCACCGGCCAGCCGTTCTCCATCGTCGCCAGCGAATACGTGTGGTCGCAGATCGGCGCCGCCCATGCCGCCCAGGTCTGTCAAGACCGGTGGGGCGGGTCGATCGCCGACGGCGCCATGAGCGCCACCCTGCGCGATCTCGCCCGCTTCGGCGAGATGATCGCCCGCGGCGGCACGACCTCGGGCGGCGAACGCGTGCTCTCGGCGGAATGGGTCGAGGACATCTTCACCGGTGCCGAGGACTCCGCGAAGGTCTTCGCCGCATCCCCGTCGGGACGCTCATATCCGGGAGGCATGTACCGCAGCCAGTTCTGGCTGCCCTCGGCCGACCGCAACGTCGTCATCGGCATCGGCATCCACGGGCAGATGCTCTACATCGACCGCGCCACACAGACCGTCGGCATCAAGCTCTCGAGCGACCCCGAACCGGTGAGCCTCGCCGCCCAGCACGGCACTCTGGCCATGTTCGAGGCCATCGCCGAGGCGGTCCCGCCGAGCCCGTCGGAACCCGCTTCCCCTGCACCCACCGAGGCGACTTCCCGAGAAGGTGCCCCCGCTGCTCCATCTGCCGTGCCGACTGCGGGACCCAACGAGCAGAGCTTCGGCACACCCGCAACTGAGACCGCCGAGGCGATGGCCGCCGAGGCCGGACCCGCGGCGCACGTCGAAACAGTGACAGTCGAACCTGCGGCGTCGGTCGAAGCACAGGTCGCTCCTGCCCCGGCGGCCCCGATCGTTCCGGAATCGCCGGCGGCGCCGCAACCACAGCCCGTTGCCCCGCCCACCCCGGCGCCCCTCATCGGTCAGAACACGCTCTACTGA
- a CDS encoding XRE family transcriptional regulator, producing the protein MSTEEIIIDGPLARATRALCQVAAKHVADKAEIGKSELKDYEKGITDLTAEQERRLVLALEQYGARFIPDGKEGGYGIRLKFSRAKVRAIERWEDEGGTPGADDV; encoded by the coding sequence ATGAGCACAGAAGAGATCATCATCGACGGACCCCTGGCGCGCGCGACGCGGGCACTCTGCCAGGTCGCGGCCAAGCATGTGGCGGACAAGGCCGAGATCGGGAAGTCCGAACTCAAGGACTATGAGAAGGGGATCACCGACCTCACCGCCGAACAGGAGCGTCGACTCGTTCTCGCGCTCGAGCAGTACGGCGCACGGTTCATTCCCGACGGCAAAGAGGGCGGCTACGGCATTCGCCTGAAGTTCAGCCGCGCCAAGGTCCGTGCGATCGAACGCTGGGAGGACGAAGGCGGCACCCCCGGCGCCGATGACGTCTGA
- a CDS encoding bifunctional sugar phosphate isomerase/epimerase/4-hydroxyphenylpyruvate dioxygenase family protein, whose amino-acid sequence MRTSIATVCLSGTLEEKMQAAARAGFDGVEIFEQDLIVSPHSPEAIAALAAELGLSLDLYQPFRDFEGVDDEQFAANLVRAEAKFQLMQRLGMTMILLCSNVATATIGDDEVIVDQLRRLGDLAERYGIDVAYEALAWGRFVSEYDRAWDLVRAADHPRIGTCLDSFHILSRGTDLSRIAEIPGEKIFFLQLADAPALSMDVLSWSRHHRVFPGEGSWDLTDFLARVAATGYAGPVSLEVFNDSFRQADTQRTAVDGLRSLRWLEANVSAAHSGGDRVRLDLQPLPQVAEPRGVDYVELNTDDLGALTRQIHQLGFRFVGFHRTKPHVQLWRRGQARIVVTEPTDPAVVSTDPAAESAESGTHLRGIGFAVADADAAMERAILLQATEAPRDQAHDEEVLRGVFAPDGSEVFFGDGTGIDPTWTEEFGNVPDDRLSAIDHVNLAQPAHHYDEAVLFYTSLLALHAQSSNDVPSPSGLIRSQVMASSDGAIRMPLNLAPRAAESPATGSYPEHVALACDDIFTAAATAVSRGLDFLPVPENYYEDLEARFDLAPEVLERLRENNILYDRDDVGTFLHFYTSTIGSVFFEMVERRGDYQGYGAPNAPVRLAAQHRRNEGG is encoded by the coding sequence ATGAGAACCTCGATCGCCACAGTGTGCCTGTCGGGCACGCTTGAAGAGAAGATGCAGGCTGCCGCGAGGGCAGGATTCGATGGGGTCGAGATCTTCGAGCAGGATCTCATCGTCTCTCCCCACTCCCCCGAGGCGATCGCGGCGCTGGCCGCAGAGCTCGGGTTAAGTCTTGATCTCTATCAGCCCTTCCGTGATTTCGAAGGCGTCGATGATGAGCAGTTCGCTGCCAACTTGGTCCGGGCCGAGGCGAAGTTCCAGCTGATGCAGCGACTCGGCATGACCATGATCCTGCTGTGCTCGAACGTCGCCACCGCGACCATCGGCGATGACGAGGTGATCGTCGATCAGCTGCGCCGCCTCGGCGATCTGGCTGAGAGATACGGCATCGACGTCGCCTACGAGGCGTTGGCCTGGGGCCGGTTCGTCTCCGAATACGATCGCGCGTGGGACCTGGTGAGGGCCGCGGATCATCCGCGCATCGGCACCTGCCTCGACAGCTTCCATATCCTCTCCCGCGGCACGGATCTGTCCCGCATCGCCGAGATTCCGGGTGAGAAGATCTTCTTCCTCCAGCTCGCCGACGCCCCGGCCCTGTCGATGGACGTCCTCAGCTGGTCCCGCCACCACCGAGTCTTCCCCGGCGAAGGCTCGTGGGATCTCACCGACTTCCTCGCTCGTGTCGCTGCCACCGGGTATGCCGGGCCGGTCTCACTCGAGGTCTTCAATGACTCGTTCCGGCAGGCCGATACTCAGCGCACCGCCGTCGACGGCCTGCGCTCTCTGCGGTGGCTCGAAGCCAATGTGTCCGCCGCTCACTCCGGAGGCGACCGTGTGAGACTCGATCTGCAGCCGCTGCCGCAGGTCGCGGAACCGCGCGGTGTCGACTACGTCGAACTGAACACCGATGATCTGGGCGCGCTCACTCGGCAGATCCATCAGCTCGGCTTCCGCTTCGTCGGCTTCCATCGCACGAAGCCGCATGTGCAGCTGTGGCGACGCGGCCAAGCTCGAATCGTCGTCACCGAACCCACCGATCCGGCTGTCGTATCCACCGATCCGGCAGCAGAATCCGCGGAATCCGGGACTCATCTGCGGGGCATCGGCTTCGCCGTCGCCGATGCCGACGCCGCCATGGAGCGGGCGATCCTGCTCCAGGCCACGGAAGCGCCCCGCGATCAGGCCCACGACGAGGAAGTTCTGCGCGGCGTGTTCGCTCCCGACGGCTCCGAGGTCTTCTTCGGCGATGGGACCGGCATCGATCCGACATGGACCGAGGAGTTCGGCAACGTCCCCGATGACCGACTCTCGGCAATCGATCACGTGAACTTGGCGCAGCCCGCGCACCATTACGACGAAGCGGTGCTCTTCTACACCTCCCTCCTCGCTCTCCACGCCCAGTCATCAAACGATGTGCCCAGCCCTTCGGGCCTTATCCGTTCTCAGGTGATGGCGAGCTCCGACGGGGCGATCCGGATGCCGCTCAACCTGGCTCCGCGCGCGGCCGAATCCCCAGCGACCGGCAGCTATCCCGAGCATGTCGCCCTCGCCTGCGACGACATCTTCACTGCGGCCGCGACCGCGGTCTCGCGGGGGCTGGACTTCCTCCCTGTTCCTGAGAACTACTACGAAGACCTCGAGGCGCGTTTCGATCTCGCCCCCGAGGTTCTCGAGCGGCTGCGTGAGAACAATATCCTCTACGACAGAGACGACGTCGGCACATTCCTCCACTTCTACACGTCGACGATCGGGTCGGTGTTCTTCGAAATGGTCGAACGCCGAGGTGACTACCAGGGCTACGGTGCCCCGAATGCGCCGGTGCGGCTGGCTGCACAGCACCGGCGCAACGAGGGCGGCTGA
- the aroQ gene encoding type II 3-dehydroquinate dehydratase, whose product MPEILVLNGPNLNLLGEREPEIYGRTTLADIEAMCADTAAEAGLSVRCVQSNHEGGLIDAVHEARHTTVGAIINAGAYTHTSLALHDALKSYDHPIIEVHLSNPHAREAVRHHSYLSPVAAAVIAGDGAQGYVHAVEILIDHLTNAKARQ is encoded by the coding sequence ATGCCCGAGATCCTCGTCCTCAACGGACCCAACCTCAACCTCCTCGGTGAGCGCGAACCGGAGATCTACGGCCGCACCACCTTGGCCGATATCGAGGCCATGTGCGCCGACACCGCCGCCGAGGCGGGGCTGAGCGTGCGCTGCGTCCAGAGCAACCACGAGGGCGGGCTCATCGACGCCGTCCACGAGGCCCGGCACACCACAGTCGGGGCGATCATCAACGCCGGAGCGTATACGCACACCTCCCTGGCGCTGCACGATGCGCTGAAGTCCTACGACCACCCGATCATCGAGGTGCATCTGAGCAATCCGCATGCGCGGGAAGCCGTGCGGCACCACTCCTACCTCTCACCAGTGGCGGCGGCCGTCATCGCCGGAGACGGCGCCCAAGGCTACGTCCACGCGGTCGAGATCCTCATCGACCACCTCACGAACGCGAAAGCGAGACAATGA
- a CDS encoding MFS transporter: MSNATEEARPTKKTPLRAALSSWTGSALEYYDFAVYGTAAALVLNTLFFPETTAPGIAILLAMGTVGVAYVVRPLGALIMGPLGDRFGRKFVLMLTLFMMGVSTFVVGCLPTYEQVGMLAPILLVLCRVIQGLSASGEQASAISVSLEHSAEEKRSWTTSWTLHGTQAGTLLATAVFIPFTAFLPDEALFSWGWRVPFWLSALVVLTAWLIRRGLEEPPAFQESRVENPPLMQVFRWHKAAVVRVAVCAMVNTVNMVFTVWSLSFATSIVGLERSTMLLVSVIANGVALFAIPAAALLSDRFGRKPVFITGAVGSGLMMFPYLGAVSAGNWPLIFVFGALMSGCAYSLANSIWPSFYAEMFPTTARVTGLALGTQVGFAVSGGLAPVLASAVAGAGGENWVSVAAFTAGVCIVVGLVAMTAKETKGLSLEEIDVVHEERSR, translated from the coding sequence ATGAGCAACGCGACCGAGGAAGCTCGCCCCACGAAGAAGACACCGCTGCGCGCAGCCCTGTCGAGTTGGACGGGCTCCGCGCTGGAGTACTACGACTTCGCGGTCTATGGCACCGCCGCGGCCCTGGTGCTCAACACCCTGTTCTTCCCCGAGACCACTGCACCGGGAATCGCCATCCTGTTGGCCATGGGCACCGTCGGAGTCGCCTATGTCGTGCGTCCGCTGGGTGCGCTCATCATGGGACCGCTCGGTGACCGATTCGGCCGCAAGTTCGTCCTCATGCTCACTCTGTTCATGATGGGAGTCTCGACCTTCGTGGTCGGCTGCCTTCCCACCTATGAGCAGGTAGGCATGCTGGCTCCGATCCTGCTCGTGCTCTGCCGGGTCATCCAGGGCCTGTCGGCTTCGGGTGAACAGGCGAGCGCGATCTCCGTCTCCCTCGAACACTCGGCAGAGGAGAAGCGGTCGTGGACGACGAGCTGGACCCTGCACGGGACTCAGGCCGGAACCCTGCTCGCGACCGCGGTGTTCATCCCCTTCACCGCGTTCCTGCCCGATGAGGCCCTGTTCAGCTGGGGCTGGCGGGTGCCGTTCTGGCTCTCGGCGCTGGTCGTGCTCACCGCCTGGCTCATCCGCCGCGGACTCGAGGAGCCGCCGGCGTTTCAGGAGTCCCGGGTCGAGAACCCGCCGCTGATGCAGGTCTTCCGGTGGCACAAGGCCGCGGTCGTCCGTGTGGCCGTGTGCGCCATGGTCAACACCGTGAACATGGTCTTCACCGTCTGGTCGCTGTCATTCGCCACCTCGATCGTCGGACTCGAGCGTTCGACGATGCTGCTCGTCTCGGTCATCGCCAACGGTGTCGCGCTGTTCGCGATACCGGCGGCCGCGCTGCTCTCGGACAGGTTCGGCCGGAAACCGGTCTTCATCACCGGTGCCGTCGGGTCGGGACTGATGATGTTCCCGTACCTGGGTGCGGTCTCGGCCGGGAATTGGCCGCTCATCTTCGTCTTCGGCGCCCTGATGTCCGGCTGCGCGTACTCTCTGGCCAATTCCATCTGGCCCTCGTTCTACGCCGAGATGTTCCCGACGACGGCACGAGTGACAGGTCTGGCACTGGGCACTCAGGTCGGATTCGCGGTCTCCGGCGGCCTGGCTCCGGTGCTCGCCTCCGCCGTCGCCGGCGCGGGAGGAGAGAATTGGGTGTCGGTCGCTGCGTTCACCGCAGGCGTCTGCATCGTCGTCGGTCTTGTCGCGATGACGGCGAAGGAGACGAAGGGACTGAGCTTGGAAGAGATCGATGTCGTCCATGAGGAAAGGTCGCGATGA